One genomic segment of Tripterygium wilfordii isolate XIE 37 chromosome 9, ASM1340144v1, whole genome shotgun sequence includes these proteins:
- the LOC120005229 gene encoding transcription factor MYB1-like produces the protein MGRSACCSKEGLNRGAWTAIEDKILTEYIKLHGEGKWRNLPKKAGLKRCGKSCRLRWLNYLRPDIKRGNISPEEEELIIRLHKLLGNRWSLIAGRLPGRTDNEIKNYWNTILGKKAKDGYQILFPHTINHRSSNHDHHHHQQQQPNLTHREKVAPNTASPSLSSKKEQSSRVIRTKAFKCAKVFINPSQPSNPDHHHHHHNHGNALTGPLMYDNNNTGPTDDKSMEEEHNNNMLFGCRETDDMMDFSMGELWSSDFLNSEFLSSYDDQLINCGNNNNDLSAGRRSMIIDEILQEDGANIGDCLEPNVDGKNSHSFNLEGDWFG, from the exons ATGGGGAGAAGCGCTTGCTGTTCAAAGGAGGGGTTGAACAGAGGAGCTTGGACTGCTATTGAAGATAAAATTCTCACTGAATACATTAAACTCCATGGTGAAGGCAAGTGGAGAAACCTCCCCAAAAAAGCAG GTCTTAAGAGATGTGGGAAGAGTTGTAGGCTTAGGTGGTTAAATTACTTGAGACCAGACATCAAGAGAGGCAACATTTCTCCTGAAGAGGAAGAGCTCATCATCCGTCTCCACAAGCTACTCGGCAATAG ATGGTCGTTGATAGCTGGGAGACTTCCAGGGCGAACAGACAATGAAATAAAGAACTACTGGAACACCATTTTAGGGAAGAAAGCCAAAGATGGTTATCAAATCTTGTTTCCTCACACCATTAACCACCGTTCATCAaatcatgatcatcatcatcatcagcagcagcagcctaATTTGACACATAGAGAAAAAGTTGCTCCAAACACGGCCTCTCCATCCTTATCATCAAAGAAAGAGCAGTCATCACGGGTGATCAGGACTAAAGCCTTCAAGTGTGCCAAAGTTTTCATCAACCCATCTCAGCCGTCCAACcccgatcatcatcatcatcaccacaatCATGGTAATGCCTTGACAGGACCATTGATGTATGATAACAACAATACTGGACCAACTGATGACAAGTCAATGGAGGAGGAGCACAACAATAACATGTTGTTTGGTTGTAGAGAAACTGATGATATGATGGATTTCAGCATGGGAGAGCTCTGGTCCTCAGATTTTCTTAACTCGGAGTTTTTAAGTTCTTATGATGATCAATTGATCAATTGtggcaacaacaacaacgaTTTATCGGCCGGTCGGCGGTCGATGATCATCGATGAAATTCTGCAGGAGGACGGGGCCAATATCGGAGACTGTCTTGAACCAAATGTGGATGGAAAGAACTCACATTCCTTCAATTTGGAAGGAGACTGGTTTGGCTAA
- the LOC120005597 gene encoding growth-regulating factor 1-like, with the protein MMSSARNGFPFTASQWQELKHQALIYKYMVSGIPIPPDLLFTIKRNCLDSSLSSELFSHQPPQIGWSCFQMGLGRKVDPEPGRCRRTDGKKWRCSKEAYPDSKYCERHMHRGKNRSRKPVEVTPTQSTTPTLSSINKTPSTLTSLSSFSSENGHGYPSYNSHVNHAYLCSNTSSSSSRPPGISLSPHDSSTNLVLDSGSYSQTSTDYRNRYIYGLKEEVDEHTFFSEPSGTIRSFSGSSSMDDSWQLTPLTISSSSSSKQRNDYSYLQLQSSLTDHQKQDQHNYLLGNEMAFKLQREEGEEPQKTMHHFFDEWPHKNKNSWLDLDDKSSISTTRLSISIPSSSPFSHLHYKNSP; encoded by the exons atgATGAGTAGTGCAAGAAATGGGTTTCCCTTTACTGCCTCTCAGTGGCAAGAGCTTAAACACCAGGCTTTGATTTACAAGTACATGGTTTCAGGCATCCCTATACCTCCTGATCTCCTGTTTACCATCAAAAGAAACTGCTTGGACTCATCGCTGTCTTCAGAGCTTTTTTCTCATCAACCCCCTCAAA TTGGGTGGAGCTGTTTTCAAATGGGTTTGGGAAGAAAAGTTGATCCAGAGCCAGGAAGGTGTAGGAGAACAGATGGGAAGAAATGGAGGTGCTCAAAAGAAGCATATCCAGACTCAAAATACTGTGAGAGACATATGCATAGAGGCAAGAACCGTTCAAGAAAGCCTGTGGAAGTCACCCCAACACAATCAACAACACCAACCCTGTCATCAATCAACAAAACACCCTCTACTCTTACTTCACTTTCTTCGTTCTCCTCTGAAAATGGACATGGCTATCCTAGCTACAACTCCCATGTCAATCATGCCTATCTATGTTCCAACACATCTTCTTCAAGTTCGAGGCCTCCTGGAATTAGTCTGTCACCACATGACAGCTCCACCAACTTGGTTTTGGACTCTGGTTCATATTCCCAGACTAGCACAGATTACAG GAACAGGTACATTTATGGGCTGAAAGAGGAGGTTGATGAGCATACTTTCTTCTCAGAACCTTCCGGGACTATAAGAAGCTTCTCTGGATCATCATCTATGGATGATTCTTGGCAACTCACACCATTGACTATaagttcttcttcctcttcaaaacAGAGGAATGACTACTCTTACTTGCAGCTTCAAAGCAGTCTCACTGATCATCAAAAACAAGATCAGCATAATTATCTTCTCGGTAATGAAATGGCCTTTAAATTGCAGAGAGAAGAGGGAGAAGAGCCCCAAAAGACTATGCATCATTTCTTTGATGAGTGGCCACACAAGAACAAGAACTCATGGCTTGACTTGGATGATAAATCATCAATTTCAACAACTAGGCTCTCAATTTCCATTCCATCCTCTTCACCATTTTCACATCTTCACTACAAGAACAGCCCATAA